TCGTAGCGCTGCATGCGGTACATGCCGAGGTTCGGCGCGCCGGCGTCGTCGGGATGCTCGGTGTAGACCAAGGGTAGCGTGACGAAGGGACCTCCGTCCTTCTCCCAGGTGGTCAGCAGCGGCATGCGCCCGGCCTTCGGCGAGGACTCCCGCACGTCGAGCACCGGGGCGTCGCGCCGCTTACGCAGCCCGATCCGAAGCAGGGGCGCCGCCAGGTCGCGCTGGCTCCACATGCGTCCCAGCGTGGGCGGCATGAGCACGTGCGGCAGGGCCGCGATGCGTTCCACGAGCTCCTTCGGCCGGCGGCCGAAGGCCATCTCGACCCGCTCGGCCGTTCCGAACAGGTTGGTCACGGTCGAGCGGTCGTGTCCCTTCAGGTTGCGGAACAGCAAGGCCGGTCCGCCCGCAGCGATCACCCGTCGGTGGATCTCGGGTGCCTCGAGGTGCGGGTCGACCGGGGCGTCGATCTCGACGAGGTCACCGCGCTCACGCAGGCGGGACAGAAAGGTCCGGAGGTCGGGAAACAGGGATTCCACGCGGGCCTCGGGGGTCGGGAGGAGAGGATCCCGAAGCTAGCCGAGGGGATCGCCCCGGGCAAGCGGACGGGTCCCGGCCCTGGCGCCGGGGGCTTGGCGAGGCGCATCGGGACAGTGTACGTTCCTCGGAGAGAGTTGCATCGCGCCCCCTCCTGCGACGCCGAGGAGCGACGTGGTCGACATCATCCGGTGTGAACGCTGCGGCAAGGTGATCCCCGCTCTCGAGACGGGATGCCCGTACTGCGAGGAACCCGACCGGGGGCTCGGCGAGCCCCACTACCTGCCTCTGGCGATCCGCCTGCTGCTCGGCCTCTTCGCCGTGAACGTCACGGTGACCATGGTTCTGGCCGTCGCCACGCTCCTGAACAACTTCGGGGGCTCCCTGCGCGATTCGGTCCTCACCCTCCTTGCGACCCTGCGCTTCCTCACCGCCGCCGGCAGTCTCCTGGCGCTCGTCCTGCGCGAGCCGTGGGGACGCCACGTGCCGCTGGTCTTCGTCGGTTTCGAGGCGCTGACGGGCATCGCGATCACCATGGGGTGGCTGCCCGACGCCCGCTGGGCGGGAGGAATGCTCGCGCCCCTCTGGAACGTCCTGTTCCTCTTCCTCTTCCTGCGGGAGGACGTCCAGGTGCGCTTCGACCCCGGCATCCTCGATCGTCGGGCGGTGGGCGAGCTCCTCTCGCAGGTCGGTCGTCCCGAGTCGAAACGCCGACGTCGATTCCCGGGTCGCGGTTGAGCACCGTGGCCGGACTGCTGCTGACCGGGGCCAGGCTCTTCGACGCCCGCGGCGATCTGCGCGGCGATTCGGTGCTGGTCTGTGACGGCCGGATCGCAGCGTTCGGGCCGCGACGGGAACTCGAGCTCGACGCCGCGTGCGAGGTGATCGACCTGGGTGGGGCCCTGTTGCTCGCAGGGATGACCGACACGCACACCCACTTCTTCGAGTGGGCGCGGCGACGGGCAGGGATCGATCTGTCCGGAGCGCAGTCCTTCGACGATCTCCTGACCACACTGCGTGCGGCCGCCGCATCGGTTCCCGACGATCCGGAATGGATCGGCGGTGGGGGCTGGGATCCACACTTCCTCGGCGACCGCGGACGCTTCACGCGGCAGACCCTCGACCAGGTCTTCGGCGACCGGCCGGTGTTCTTCGAGGCCCGGGACTACCACACCCTGTGGTGCAATACCGAAGCATTGCGCCGGGCGGGCGTGATGGACGGCCGGGCCGAGGCGCCCGCGGGAGGATGGATCGGACGCGACGCCGCGGGCCGGCCCGACGGTCTGTTGCACGAGACCGCGTGGGAACTGGTGCGCACGGCGCGACCGCCGGTGAGCGATGCCGTCGCCGACCGGTGGCTCGACGAATCCCGCGACGCCCTGCACCGCCTGGGGCTGACCGGCGTGCACTGCATGGAGCCGATGGACGTGCTGGCCCATTACCGACGCCGTGCCGACGCGGGGCGGGCCGGACTGCGCATCTGCTTCCACACGCCGCTCGAGGATCTCGACGCCCGCATCGAGCGCGGTGAGGCCTCGTACGCGGGTCGGGACCCGTGGCTGCGTCTCGGCGGGGTGAAGGTCTTCATGGACGGCTCCATGGGTTCGCGGACCGCGGCCATGTACGACGCCTACCCCGACGGTGGAGCCGGGACGCTGTTGATGGAAGCCGACGAGCTCGTCGCGGTGCTCGACCGCGCAGCCGGCGCTTCGATCGCCGGGACCGTGCACGCCATCGGAGACCGGACGGTCGACGTGGTCACCGAGGCGATCGAGACGGTCCGGGCCCGGTACGGCGGCCACCTGCGCCACCGTATCGAACACGCCCAGTGTGTTCGTGCCACCACCGTCCCGCGACTGGCCCGCCACGGAATCGTGTGCGCGATGCAGCCCGTGCACCTCGAGGACGACCTTCCACTGCTCGACCGAGAGTGGGGCGCCGCAGCGGCGCGGGCCTATCCGCTACGCGAGATGTGGGACGCGGGGGTTCCCGTGTGTCTGGGCAGCGACATGCCCGTGGCCACGCCCGATCCGTGGCACGGCCTCCGCCTCACCGTGGCCCGTCGCGGTCGCGACGGCCGCGAGTTCCACCCGGAGCAGGCCCTCGCGGTGGACGAAGCACTGGCCGGATACACCGCGGCCGCGGCCCCGGCCGGTGGTCGGGAGGCCGATCTCGGCCGGATCGCAGTCGGGATGCGCGCCGATCTCACGGCCGTCGACGACATCCGCGGGGAGGATGCCGACACGTGGTCGGCCGATCGGGTCCGACTCACCATGGTCGACGGAGCCGTGGTCCACCACGCCGTGTGAGCCTTCCGGCGGCGATCCCGCGTTCCGAGCCCCGAGCGAGGTGGAGCGGACGGAAGAGTCCGATAGGACGGTGGCACGTCGGGGCTTGATATTTCGACGTCGAGGTTGGATTTTATGGTCTGGTCGGCCGGATCAGGACCGGTCGCGACCGACCCTCGTTCGCGGAGTGTTTCGACTTGATCTCCCAGACCGCCGAGTACGCCCTGCGCGCCGTCGTGTGCCTCGCCCGATCCCCGCGCGAGCGACGGTGGACCGTGCACGACATCCACTCGACGACGGACGTCCCGGAGGGATACCTGTCGAAGGTCATGCAGCAGCTCGCGCGCGCGGGAATCGTACGATCGCAACGCGGCAGGGCGGGGGGATTCCACCTGGCACGCCCGGTCGACGACCTGAGCGTGCTCGACGTGATCAACGCGGTCGATCCCTTTCAGCGGATCCGCCACTGCCCCCTGGGCCTTCCCGAGCACGAGCACGAACTGTGTGCGCTGCACCGCCGGGTGGACCTCGAGATGGCGCGCGTGGAACGTGCCTTCGGCGAGACCAGCTTCGCGGAGCTCTTGAGCGAGCCCGGACCGCACTGGCCGCTGGGTCTGGAGAACCGCGACGACTAGCGCAGGGTGGCCTCGAAGGCGGCGTACCAGATGGCTCCGTCGTACAGCGGCACGAGGGCGTTGATCCCGCGGGTCGTGAACTCGGGGTAGGTGATCTCGTCGCCGAGCAGGTTCTCGCCCGAGACGCTCAGGTGGTAGTTTCCGGGTGCCCCCACGCCGAGTCGACCCAGGTCGAGGCGCAGTCGTGCCGACAGCAGGTGGAAGTCGCCCGGACGAGGATTGACCTCGGGCACGGCGACGTCGGTGATGTCGTTCACCTGCGTGGGATCGAGGAAGGAACTGTTCCACACCCCGAACGAGTGTCCGGCACCGCGGTGGACGAAGCCGCCCTTGAGCATGGTCTGCGGATGCAGTGCGGCGTTCTCACGGCCCTGGTCGTCCTCGTCCTGAGCGAAGGAGGCGTTGCCCTCGAGCATCAGACCACGGCCGAGTTTCATGCGGCCCTCGAACTCCAGTCCCACGAATTCGTGCTCGCCTCCGTTGACGTTCTGGACGAACGACTCTCCGTCGTGCTCGACCCAGCGGCGGACCACGATGTCACTCATCGTGCTGTGGTATCCGGTCACCGCCGCGGTGAAGGTCTCACCGCGGAAGGCCACCTGGGCCTCGTAGGTGTCCACGAGCTCCGGACGCAGTTCGGGGCTGCCGCGGAAGACCGGATGGTCGAAGGACTTCTCGAGCTGCGAGCCGCTCCGGAAGGCCTGGCTGTACAGGAACTTCAGGGTGAGCCGGTCGTGGGGGTGAGTGATCACCGCGGCGCGTGGCGACACCCGGCCGTCGATCCCCTCCACGCGATTGTACTGAGCGCCTGCGACCAGCTTCAGGCGCTCGTGGGGCCAGTGGTCGCCCTGGACGTAGAAACTTCCGGCCGTCTCGTCGCCACCGAGCAGGAGGTCGCTGTAGTGGTCGGTGTACTGGACGGTGCCCCCGACGAGTAGGCGCGTGGTGGGGGCGACGTCGTAGTCGAGGGTCATCTCGGCGAGCACGTCCTCGACGTCCACCACCTTGCCCCCGTCGGGCTGCCAACTGAACCACTCGTGGTCGTTGTAGGTGAGGTTCAGGTTCCCGTGCAGGTCCTCGGTCAACGCGTGCTGGTATCCCACGTCCCCGAACACCGCCACCGATCGCCCGTTGCCCCAGGCCCGCTCGGGCATCCACGCGTTCTCGGACATCCACAGCGATTCGGGCCGGAAGTCGGCGTAGTAGAACTGTGCCCGCAGCCCGCGATGCTGCATGTCGACGAACAGTCCCGTGGTCTCGCGGAACCAGTTGGTGGTGGCCGTCGAGTCCCGGTACCCGGTGAAGCTGTAGTCCGGACCCCCTTCGTTCCACCGGGACAGGGCCAACGTGAGGGCCAGGTCGCCGTCGCGGACGTGCACGTGCCCGCTCTGGGCCGACGCCCCGTGGTTGCCCGCGGTGACAGAGGCGCCCGCATCGAGCGACTCACCGTCGGCGCCCAGGGTGATCAGGTTGATCACCCCGGAATATGCATTCGAGCCGTGGAGTACCGATCCGGGGCCGCGGATCACCTCGACGTGGTCGAGGACTTCGATCGGGAAGACGGCGTAGATCGTGTGGTTGATACCGCCTGCGATGGGGTCGCGCAGAGGTCTTCCGTTGAGCAGGACGAGAACGTGGGTGTTGTAGGGGGTCAGCGTCTGCCGTCGCATGCTCAACAGGTTGTCGGTGAGCACGTTCGCGCTCAGGAACAGCGCGCTGGTCACGCGGTTGAGGACCTCGCCGAGGTTCCGTGCGCCGTAGGCGCGGATCTGGTCACGGCCGATGACGGTGACGATCGCCGGGGCGTCCTCGGCGCGTTCCGTCGCCTTCGAGGCTGCGGTGATCGGAACGTCCATCAGTTCCTCGATCGACAGATCGAGGACAGGGTCCCGGGGCTCGGCGGCACGAACCACCCGACCGGCCGGCCAGACCTGCAGCGTGATCGCCAGGCAGGCCACGGCGAGCATCCCTTGCAGGGTGCGGCTCCGACGGTCCGTGCGCTGGAATTCCACCATCTGAGACCTCGTTCCCGGCGTGTCCCACGCGTCGGTTCCGGCGCGGGGGAGTTCGAACTCGGTGGAACGAGCAAGCCCCGGACCGACGGGTCCGGGGCTCGTGGTCGGGGCGCCGGAGGAGCGAAGGTCAGTCGGCAGCGCCCCAGCGACGGGTGACGTAGGCCTCGACCATGCGGGTGAAGTCCTCGGCGATGGTCGGCCCCTGCAGCGTGCTGTGCAGCTCGCCGTCGACGAACACGGGAGCCTTGGGATCCTCACCGGTGCCCGGCAAGGAGATCCCGATGTCGGCGTGGCGGCTCTCACCCGGTCCGTTCACGACGCAGCCCATGACGGCCACGGCCAGTTCCTCGGCACCGGGATAGCGCTGGCGCCACTGCGGCATGCGCTCCAGGAGGTAGCCCTGGATGTCGTCGGCGAGTTCCTGGAAGAAGGTGCTGGTGGTGCGGCCACAGCCGGGGCACGCGGTCACCTGCGGGAAGAAGCTGCGCAGCTCCATGGACTGCAGGATCTGTTGGGCGATCCGTACCTCCTCGGTGCGGTCGCCGCCGGGGGCAGGGGTGAGGCTCACGCGGATGGTGTCGCCGATGCCTTCGGCCAGCAGGACGGCGATGCCCGCCGTGCTCGACACCGTGCCCTTCGAACCCATACCCGCTTCGGTCAGTCCGAGGTGGAGTGGAAGATCCGTGCGGCGGCCGAGACGGCGGTAGACCTCGATCAACTCGGGGACCGCACTCACCTTCGTGCTCAACACGATCCGGTCGTGACCCAGCCCGATCTCCTCGGCGGCGTCGGCGCTGCGGACCGCGCTCTCGACGATGGCGTCGAGCATCACGTCACGGGCCTCGCGGGGGCGGTCGCTCTTCGCGTTCTCGTCCATGAGCCGGGTCAACAGGTTCTGGTCGAGGGAACCCCAGTTGACACCGATGCGGACCGGACGGTCGTGGTCGATCGCCACCTGTACCATGGTGCGGAAGTTCTCGTCGTGCGAGCGGCTGGTACCGACGTTCCCCGGGTTGATGCGGTACTTCGCGAGGGCTTCGGCGCAGCCCGGCACCTCGCGCAGGAGTTTGTGGCCGTTGTAGTGGAAGTCCCCGACCAGCGGCACCTCGATGCCGGCGTCTTCGCAGCGCTGCCGGATCTCGGCCACGCACTCGGCGGCGCGCTTCGTGTTCACCGTGATCCGGACGACCTCGCTGCCGGCGCGCGCGAGGTCGATCACCTGTGCGGCAGTACCCGCGGCGTCCTCGGTGTCGGTGTTGGTCATCGACTGCACCATGACCGGGTGATCGCTGCCGACGGGAATGCTCCCGATCCAGCAGGTCGGCGTGCGTCGTCGCTGCGGCTTCACGGTCGGGTCACTCTCCCTGCTCGGCGGATTCCTCGGCCAGGATCCGGTCGACGGTGTTGTAGGTCACGCTGTGGTAGCCCGGCCGCGCGCGTTCGTAGATCTCCTGCGCGCGATCGAGACCGTTCTCGGCTCCGAGCAACGCTTCGAAGAGCGGTTGCACGAACTTGCGGCGCCCGACCTCGAGCAGGAACTGCTCGACCTGCGGGTCGGCGGCGCGATAGCCCGTTTCCAGCGACAGGATCAACCACTCGCACAGGATCTCGTAGTTGCGGCTGTGCGTGAGGTCGAAGGCCCCGTCCAGGGTCGCCATGCGCGCCGGTTCGAGATCGTCGGGGAGTACGTCGAGGAAGTGGATCCACTCGAAGGCGGTCCAGGCCTCGGTGCCGGGCAGGGTTCCGTTCCCGACGAAGCGGGCGGCGGCGGCATCCACGCGACCGAAGGCATCGCTCTGCGCCACCGGCGCGGTGTCGGGCACGCCGGGCTGGTGCAACCACACGTCCAGATCGATGCGCGCGGCGGCCTCTGGATCCTTCGTGAAGAGCTCGTCGTGCAGGATCTCGACGAAGCGGCCGGTGGTCATGGTCTCGAAGGCGTGGGTGTCGAAGTACTCGCGCAGGAAGCGATCGAAGGTCGTGCGTCCGAATGTCTCCTCGAATCGGCGCAGCAGCAGGTAGCCCTTCTCGTAGGGGACGTTCGAGAAGGCGTCGTCCGGGTGACGTCCCGCCAGGTCGACGACGAGCCGCGTGTCGGGATGCTCGTGGCCCATGTCGTCGAGGTCCTCGATCAGGTCGTCACGACCGATCATTGCCTCCATCTCACTGCGTTCGCGTCCGAACAGCTTCTCGATGATCCGTCGCTCGAGGTACACGGTGAAGCCCTCGTTGAGCCAGAAGTCGTCCCAGGTCGCGTTGGTGACCAGGTTGCCGCTCCAGCTGTGCGCGAGTTCGTGTGCGATCAACGCCACCAGCGAACGATCACCGGCGATGATCGTCGGCGTGGCGAAGGTCAGCCGCGGATTCTCCATGCCGCCGTAGGGAAAGGCCGGCGGCAGCACCAGGACGTCGAAGCGGCCCCATCGGTACGGTCCGTACAGCTCCTCGACGGCCACGATCATGTCCTCGGTATCGACGAACTCGGCGTGGGCGTCGTCGACGATCTCGGGCTCGGCCCACACACCGGACCGCGGACCGATCTCACGGAAGGCGAGGTCGCCCACGGCCATGGCGATCAGGTAGCTGGGAATCGGCTGGGGCATGTGGAAGCGGAACACGCCCTCCTCGGACGGATCGCTGCGGTCCTCGGCCGCCATGAGCGCACGCAGCCCGTTGTCGACCCTTAGTACGGCGTCGTAGGTGATCCGCACCGACGGGTCGTCGAAGAGGGGGATCCAGCTCCGATTGTAGATCGACTGGCCCTGCGAGTAGACGAAGGGGTGGTCTCCACCGGCGGTCTGTCCCGGTTCGAGCCACTGCAGTCCCGCGGCCTCGGGACGGCTGGCGTAGTCGACCTTGATACGGTCGGCGCCGTCGGGCAGCGTCACGAGCAGGTCGCGCCCCTTTCCGGGCACGGCGTCGCGCAGCTCCCACTCGGCCTCGACCCAGGTATCACCGGGGTCGACCCACACCGCGTGCAGCACGAGGCCGTTGGTGTGCAGGAGCACGGGGGCGTCGATCTGTTCGGCCTCGCGTACGTGATGCACTGCGTGGCCGTGGACGATGCGTTGCTGGAAGTCGACGGTCAGATCGAGTTCGACGTGATCGATCACGCGGGCCTCCGGTCGTCGTGGTGCGGGGGAGTCGGCGGGAGGATCACTCCGCGGTTGCTCCTACCCTCGATCCTCACCTGCAGGGGGTGGTCGAAGCGCAGGTGACGGACGTGGTCTGTCTCCCGGACCCGGGCGTGGCCCTCCAGCCAGTCCCAGTCGATCCGGTCGTCGCCGGCGTAGGAGTTCACCGTGAAATAGGCGATCCGCAGCGACGTCATGTTCTGGAAGAAGTGCGTGCCCTGACTCGGGGTGACCCGGAAGTTCTCGAGCGACGTCTCCACGATCACGCGGGCCGCGGAGATCTGATCCCACGTGACCGGTATCCCCAGCCACGGATCGGAACTTCCCCAGCGGCCGGGTCCGATCAAGATACAGCGTCGGCCCTCCGCGGCCAGAACGGCGTTGATCTCGCCGACCTCTTCGGCGATCCGTCGCGTCCGGGAGGCGTCGAAGGCCGAGGGGCAGACGTAGATGACGTCGCACAGGTCGTTCATGCGCCCGTTGCCCAGGGCCGCCGTGCTGAAGCACAGGGCCCGCTCGATCTGCTCGTTCCGCAACGCCACGTCCTCGGGTTCACCCCCCGCCGCCAGGCGCCGGAGCTGCAGGAAGCCGAAGGTGGCCTCGTCGCTGCGCAGATCCACGGCGAACTCCATTTCGACCTCGCTGCCCATTCCGGCGACCCCGGTGTCGAGGACCTCGCGCAGGAGGGCGGCCAGGGGGAAGGCATCGCTGTTGAGGATCGGCGCGAAGGTGAGGGCCGGATAGCCGTCCTTGCGCAGGCCCTCGACCATGCGGTCGTTCTGCGGCTGGTAGGTCGACGTCAGCAGGGGGAGCACGCCGTCCGGGCGCGCGTCGTCGACATCGAGCCGCAGGAGATTCGTGTCCTCCTCGATCCCCGGCAAACGGTGGGGATGCTGCAGATCGAGGGCGTAGAACTGCCGCTGGGCGTTCTCCAGCGTCGACTGCACGGAACTGAAGGCCGGCACGCTCCTCGGGTGCCGCGGCGAGAAGCGCAACGCCTGCAATCCGCCGGCGACCTGCCGCCCCAGGCCGAGGGCGACGACGGCGATCCCGTCCTCGCCCCGCATCGGCGCGATCGGGTAGTAGTTGAAGGAGCGGGCCACCCCCGAGATGTGCGGGTAGAAGCGGTCGCCGTGCCGTGATCCCACGACCTGCTGCAGGACCACCGCCATCTTCTCGTCCTCGATCCGCGAGCCGGTCGACTCGGCGTAGGCCTTGGCCGCACGGCTGAACGTGGACGCGTACACCAGCTTGATCGCCCGTGAGAGCTGGGCCAGGCGGACGTGCGCGTCGGGATGACTGTTGGGCACCATGTAGGTGCGGTAGATCCCCGCGAAGGGCTGCGAACTGCTGTCCTCGAGCAGGCTCGAACTGCGCACGGCGAGCGGGTAGTCGATCCGCCGGAGGAAGTTCTCGAGGTCGCTGCTCACGTGTGCGGGCAGCTTGGCCGTCGAGAAGCGATGGGCGATCTCCTCGTCGGTGTTGTTGCCGTAGGCCAGGTCGAGCAGCTCGTTGTCGGCGAGGAATTGATCGAACACGTCGGTGGCGATCACGGCCGTGCGCGGCACCGTCACGTTGATGTCGGGGAATCGATCGTGCAGCGCCGGATGGTGTTGCAGCATGGCGTTCGCGAAGGCCAGGCCGCGCCCCTTGCCGCCCAGACTGCCGTGGCCGATCCGCACGAAGGGGCTTCGTTCGTCGAAGCGCGTCGGTGCGAAGTCGGTCACGATCCCGCGCTGGGTCTCGAGCCGGTGGGCGCGCATGGTGTCGACGAGGTAGCGCCGGAGTTGGTCGATGCTGTCGAAGTCCTCGATCCGGAAGGGGCGGATGCGCGAGGCCAGGCCGAACTCGGTGCGCGCGCGGAGCCAGTTGCTGAAGTCGTTGCGCAGGGCGTGGTGGCGCAGGGATTCGTCCGGAATGCTCTGCAGCTGTTCCTCGAGTTCGCGCAGATTGCGCGCGCGGCCCCACTCCGAACCGTCGGGTACGATGAACACGAAATCGCCGAATCCGAAGTGCCGTTCGACGAAGACCTTCAATTCCTTGAGCAGGCGGTGCGAGCGCTTGTGGATGAAGTGCACGCCGATCTCGCGAGCGAGCTTGCGGGCCTCGGCGTCGCTGGACTGCAGTAGCATGGGCATGGTCGGATCGTCGCCCTTGATCCGCTTGAGCAGTTCGAGCCCGGCCATGGGATCGTTGCCGCCGTCGCCGTAGGCATCGGGCGGAAAGCTCTTGTCGCTGATCACGCCCAGCATGAACGGCCGGTACTTCTCGTACACGTCGATGGCGTCCTCGCGGTTCTGTGCCAGCAGGACCTTGGGCCGTGCGCGCAGGCGTAGCAGCCGATTCGCGAGATTCACGCCGTCGTCCATGAGCAGGTGGGTCTGCTTGACGAGCACCGTGTAGAGGAGGGGCAGGTACAGCGAGATGAAGCGGGCCGAGTCCTCCACGAGCAGGATCGTGCGCACACGAGCGACCTCGGTGTCGTGATCGACGTTCCAGCGGTCCTCGAGCATCTTGATGATCGCGATGAACAATCGGGCGTCGCCCGACCACAGGAAGACGTGGTCCACCGCATCGGGGTGGCGTTCCGCGGTCAACCGCTGCAGCTCGCCGATGTCGAAGGCCAGCAGTACGACCGGGCAGTTCGGTTCGATCTGCTTGATGCGCCGCCCCAGGCGCAGGCCGTCGAGGTTGCCGATCCTCGAGGTCGTGATGACGAGGTCGAAGGGTTGCTGCTCGATCAGTTCCAGGGCCTCGGCCGCCGTCGCCACGCGCGTCACGCGGGGGCCGTCGCTGAGGTTCAGCGACACGTACTCGTTGAGGATCAGCTCGGTGAGACGCCCGCCCTCTTCGATGACGAAGGCGTCGTAGGCACTGGCCACCACCAGGATGTTGCGGACCCGATGGGGCATGAGGCGCTCGAAGCTGGCCTCGCTGCGGCGGGTCTGGGCGAAGAGTCCGGACAGACCGGCGGATTCGACCATGACGACCTTCGGACGGGGTGGGTGTCGCCTCTGCGGCAACGAAAACGGGCCGAGACGCGGTGAGGATGTCCCTCGGCGCCCCGGCCCGTCAACGATCGGCCACGTGGATGGTCTCCGCGGCCGGGTGGGCTAGATCAGGCCCTGCTCCAGCATGGCGTCGGCCACCTTCAGGAAGCCGCCGATGTTGGCGCCGTTCACGTAGTTGCCCGGCGTCCCGAACTCCTCGGCCGTCCGATGGCAGTTCTCGTGGATGTCGATCATGATCCGGTGGAGCTGCTCGTCGACCTGCTCGCGGGTCCAGTTCATCCGCTGGTCGTTCTGGGCCATCTCGAGGCCGCTGACGGCCACGCCGCCGGCGTTCGCGGCCTTGCCCGGCCCGTAGAGGATGCCCTTCTCCACGAAGAGCTCGACGGCCTCCGGCGTGCTCGGCATGTTCGCGCCCTCGCTCACCACGAAGCCGCCCTGCTCGAGGAAGGCCTTGGCGTCGTCGAGGTTCAGCTCGTTCTGCGTCGCACTCGGAAGGGCCACGTCGCCCCCGACGCGCCAGACGCCGGTGCCGTCGTGGTACTCCGCACCGAACTTGTCGGCGTACTCCTTGATCCGGCCGCGCTTGACGTTCTTCAGCTCCATCACGTACTGCAGCTTCTCGGCGTCGATGCCGTCCTTGTCGACGATGAAGCCGGACGAGTCGCTCAGCGTGATGACCTTGCCGCCGAGTTCGATGACCTTCTCGGTGGCGAACTGGGCCACGTTCCCCGAGCCCGACACCAGGACCTTCTTGCCCTCGAAGCTGTCGCCGCGGGTCTTGAGCATCTCTTCGGCGAAGTACACCGCTCCGTAGCCCGTCGCTTCGGGCCGGATGAGGCTGCCGCCCCAGTTCAGGCCCTTGCCGGTGAGCACGCCGGCGTGGAAGGCGTTCTTGATCTTCCGGTACTGGCCGAACAGGAAGCCGATCTCGCGACCGCCCACGCCGATGTCGCCGGCCGGCACGTCGGTGTCGGGACCGATGTGGCGCTGCAGCTCGGTCATGAAGCTCTGGCAGAAGCGCATGACCTCGTCGTCGCTCTTGCCCTTCGGGTCGAAGTCGCTCCCGCCCTTGCCGCCGCCGATGGCGAGCGTGGTCAGGCTGTTCTTGAAGACCTGCTCGAAGGCCAGGAACTTGAGGATGCCCAGGTTCACACTGGGATGGAAGCGCAGGCCGCCCTTGTAGGGGCCCAGAGCGCTGTTCATCTCGATCCGGAAGCCACGGTTCACGTGGACGTCGCCGTTGTCCGCCTGCCAGGGCACGCGGAACATGATCACGCGTTCCGGCTCG
This region of Candidatus Krumholzibacteriia bacterium genomic DNA includes:
- a CDS encoding PEP/pyruvate-binding domain-containing protein translates to MVESAGLSGLFAQTRRSEASFERLMPHRVRNILVVASAYDAFVIEEGGRLTELILNEYVSLNLSDGPRVTRVATAAEALELIEQQPFDLVITTSRIGNLDGLRLGRRIKQIEPNCPVVLLAFDIGELQRLTAERHPDAVDHVFLWSGDARLFIAIIKMLEDRWNVDHDTEVARVRTILLVEDSARFISLYLPLLYTVLVKQTHLLMDDGVNLANRLLRLRARPKVLLAQNREDAIDVYEKYRPFMLGVISDKSFPPDAYGDGGNDPMAGLELLKRIKGDDPTMPMLLQSSDAEARKLAREIGVHFIHKRSHRLLKELKVFVERHFGFGDFVFIVPDGSEWGRARNLRELEEQLQSIPDESLRHHALRNDFSNWLRARTEFGLASRIRPFRIEDFDSIDQLRRYLVDTMRAHRLETQRGIVTDFAPTRFDERSPFVRIGHGSLGGKGRGLAFANAMLQHHPALHDRFPDINVTVPRTAVIATDVFDQFLADNELLDLAYGNNTDEEIAHRFSTAKLPAHVSSDLENFLRRIDYPLAVRSSSLLEDSSSQPFAGIYRTYMVPNSHPDAHVRLAQLSRAIKLVYASTFSRAAKAYAESTGSRIEDEKMAVVLQQVVGSRHGDRFYPHISGVARSFNYYPIAPMRGEDGIAVVALGLGRQVAGGLQALRFSPRHPRSVPAFSSVQSTLENAQRQFYALDLQHPHRLPGIEEDTNLLRLDVDDARPDGVLPLLTSTYQPQNDRMVEGLRKDGYPALTFAPILNSDAFPLAALLREVLDTGVAGMGSEVEMEFAVDLRSDEATFGFLQLRRLAAGGEPEDVALRNEQIERALCFSTAALGNGRMNDLCDVIYVCPSAFDASRTRRIAEEVGEINAVLAAEGRRCILIGPGRWGSSDPWLGIPVTWDQISAARVIVETSLENFRVTPSQGTHFFQNMTSLRIAYFTVNSYAGDDRIDWDWLEGHARVRETDHVRHLRFDHPLQVRIEGRSNRGVILPPTPPHHDDRRPA
- the gdhA gene encoding NADP-specific glutamate dehydrogenase, with amino-acid sequence MSSAVQAFMEGIIAKNPAEKEFHQAVEEVVESLLPVVDQRPEYKKARVLERICEPERVIMFRVPWQADNGDVHVNRGFRIEMNSALGPYKGGLRFHPSVNLGILKFLAFEQVFKNSLTTLAIGGGKGGSDFDPKGKSDDEVMRFCQSFMTELQRHIGPDTDVPAGDIGVGGREIGFLFGQYRKIKNAFHAGVLTGKGLNWGGSLIRPEATGYGAVYFAEEMLKTRGDSFEGKKVLVSGSGNVAQFATEKVIELGGKVITLSDSSGFIVDKDGIDAEKLQYVMELKNVKRGRIKEYADKFGAEYHDGTGVWRVGGDVALPSATQNELNLDDAKAFLEQGGFVVSEGANMPSTPEAVELFVEKGILYGPGKAANAGGVAVSGLEMAQNDQRMNWTREQVDEQLHRIMIDIHENCHRTAEEFGTPGNYVNGANIGGFLKVADAMLEQGLI